The Brassica rapa cultivar Chiifu-401-42 chromosome A10, CAAS_Brap_v3.01, whole genome shotgun sequence genome segment ctcaactgggacatccggaaaatagcgttgacccagccacgatcgacacagtcaaggcggacatcgcgacttCTACTgtcgagtaagaacactcgcggcatgaaacagaactacgagatggcttgatcctcgaaaggggtacgtaggcagttcgTCGAAAGACGAATTCatctatccccctctctaaaaggggggggggaataggtgcgtatactcgtatactcccacttagaaaaatcttcattattgtaatcgagtttttagaaacttcaaaaacttttactacaatatacgttgtcctttttatcaaaaacgtttatgcttcagtaaaacacaaaagaaactttcaggacacacctgaaaacgttaagactcttgtctgcggcctcatccggcctaaaaatcgtaaaaatcatcatctttcaaacattcAAAAATACATGTacaatcctcgaaataactgcgagacgtcgcaaaaagttaaaattcgaggataatactaacaaattgttCGAACGCGACTACCAAACatcttacaccccgttcgtcgattggccccgacaaacacgctagccgtcttaaacaaacgcaattcgatcactcttttgatcttcaaaacgtccagcacaaggacaaaagcgcgctacaactctgagaagatgctcgattcgtaccatacaagtcatataagccgagaacctatcgcggactttaaatcggaacgagtcaggaagaaatcgcaacaggaaaaacgatagccggctagtcaccgcacaaaccttaaccgaaagtaaacctaggtcttgccctaaacccaacgctctggtctcaaacatctcaaggcatgatatctaaaagatacgagatcctaaatcatgtctctccgttcgtatgtcaatgttctcgaaaatcgtaaagatggGTAACtcttacgaaaatcacgaacgaaccaacagattggacgtctcatcggaattgaatatgagacgacaactcatatttacttcgaacctactcggcaaaaacttgaaaaacgaaacattcatcatataaataaaccgcgtagaGCGGCAAGGGGATTCGAAGCCACCAATGGCCAGTCCCGATAAGCAATAaaaacggccaaaacaggcccataCAAATCTCTCGGCCACACTCGGCCATAAACATAAAACAGAAAGACGAACATCTTTCTTCCGATAACTACTCCAccgctcataatccaaagtcaaagtccccggacaacgaagcgccgaacgcatccgcgggacgatccacttcctcgccaccatcgggtaacccggtcgaaacctcctcggtatcaggggaaaccgggatggaatcccagaacccttggatccgctcgtcgatcggagggataagcgcctcagcgtgggcatgttcattcatcccactcttcatcaagctcatttcgtCCTCAAACGCgtagtcgtcggcttgcgtcctccaaagacttccgaccgaaccgcggcactcacggaaatcacccaccgaggtaaaggcgttcttgaggttcccatactcaacctggaattgagaagcacgagtcttcatcaccttgacgatttctcttttgcctttcctctccgccttacgaacagcccgcgcatgatcacgagtaagttgcgcttctcgctccaagatctcgccttgcacgcgagcgagatctcgttccgctttctccgctttgaaaCGATAGATCATAGCCTCCCTATGACTTGCTTCAATGGCCGCCGAGCAAGTTAAGGCCCTGCGAAATCAATTAACGCATTGTAAGCGGAAAAGGAAAAACCTAGGCAATCATgaatattttcgaaaaaatcataCCCCGTTGATGATTCGGGACCCTTCCGCGACGATTTTCGGCCTCGCCGACTCTTTCGCAGGtggaggagcatcaaaacccgGTGGTAGACCGGCAAAGAAGTCATCAAAGTCCGGGATGGGGGCCTCGCTCGAGCCACTCCCATCGCCATAAGctaggttcggatcccatcctggaagcatagagtcatccatcgaaaattctatatcgccaaggtcgatatcttttcccttccaagagctcgactccggcacggCTGGTGGGGCTGCAGCGGGACTCTGGTCATCAGGTTCAGAGTCACTTACCGTGTCCGCAACCGAGGTAGGACCAGGGTGCACGAACCTCAGTGccctccgaaccctcttcggcgtaaaggaagtccaaaagaagggaccattcctgatgGGTCAagaccgggaacgacttctctttgggaggagtcatcgaaccgtaatgagcaacccaccatgcctcgttctcggcgggatgtaccgagtgaggcacgaactccatcttcggaacaatgagctcttcataagcactcgcggacgaagaccctttttttgcaacctttttcttgctcgacatctttacacttctcttgagaaaatagaggaaaagggtggagagaaaagaatgaaagtttttcttaagaaagatcttagagaaagacaagaaagtgaaaaaattgtgaaacaagttacatcccttcttataggcatgaggatttactattcaagctcggactttcggatattaattccatccatcacgcctaacttaccaaacatgcctaaccgcacgctaggatcctacggtgcatgatcctaacgggctgggggcctaactgttggggtcaaaaacggttacgacggaattaccacccaaaaatcctcggaggtcgtatttccgaaagagatagtaaaaggaaagatgtaatttttgtaaaaaaataaccaatacgaagtttttacgaagaagtatcttttgagattcaaaccgaacaaagcaagctcggtcaccacgcatacacgccgtccggtcactatgcagcaaccaaacccgagccaagctcggtcgctacgtagcgaccgagcgttcgtctcgctcggtcgctacgtagcgaccgagcgttcgtctcgctcggtcgctacgtagcgaccgagctcgagcccaagctcggtcgctgagcgctcgtcccgctcggtcgctacgtagcgaccgagctcgacccaaagctcggtcgctacgtagcgaccgagcgatcgtcccgctcggtctctatgtagcgaccgagcgatcgtcccgctcggtcgctacgtagcgaccgatcgctcggtcgctacgtagcgaccgagcgcttgtcccgctcggtcgctacgtagcgaccgggctcgagccgaagttcggtcgctgtgtagcgattgaactcttccgaacatcgacagacatcaatctatgcattctcgtcaaatcttcgaacgctatctcccgaagaccgtagcaagctcagtccatgttttccgctattctaactcatcgatcaaacttcgcggattagaaactgCGGAAGgtttgttctttatcaaaaggatatcgtagtaaacgtgtcgagtcggaagacggcccaaagggacctaaaacacgactcgaggcccatcctgcgatttcttaaccaaaagcccgtaaaccgcagcacggtttacgcttagcccacaaggaaggataaatgtcaagtttccgcggataaatacggaagttttgaagataattgtgaagatcgggaaaaatggaatatctccatttttatgctatgatggcttaagggcagaagagtaaaagcgtaaaccgaccttggagctagtatataaagagtcttaggcgaggagcatggaagggaactttttcagagcaaacttagcacttagagcaatttaggcaattttctgtttttgttatttcgagctgcgactcaatatggtttagccgtcttaaggttactagaactaggaatctcgccgacagctctcgagcccaggcttataccttgttgtaaacgctcatacgcaaatttggaataagatctcctttgctctctttttcgatttcttattctttatcgttgtttttctcgtgttctgattgcttgacgtgtggtaattagcagatatcggggtcctctgggaaattaggtttttcctagttttcttatttaaacggaaatcgtcagtgcgaatttcggttcccacataaGAAAACCCTGGACTCTTATGCGACCTCAGGGTCCAGTCATGATCTCGAAAACCTCCGGGTTTCAACCATGATCTCCGGATATATCATAGAATCTATGGATTCCTACACGCCTCCGGGCTCAAGTCTCGGTCCCAGGATCTAGAGAAAAGACCTCCGGGTCTCCAAAATGATTTCAGGAGAACCTCCAGTGTCCTCCGCGACCTTCGGATCCCCAGACGACCCCCGGTTTCTCATGCAACCTCCGGAAGATCAATCTCCAGACTCCAATAGTCCATATTGTAGCTCTAAACCTCCTGGTTTATAGCCTATCTCCCTGGATCCCATCATTCAACCTACGAAAAGAGAGGGATCATAGACTACAAAGTCCCACCTCGATCGAGAAACAGGCGGATAGATATCATCTTAAAGAAAAAACATGCAAAGCATGAGCGTGTGAAGCAACAGCAAAGAGTAAATAAAAGGGAAAACTATGAAGCATCATTATTCATAAAATCAAGGGGGGCTGTAAAGAGACTTTATTCAAAAGAAAGCGACAAAAGCCATAGTCTCAAAAGTTAAAGAAGTAAGAATCATTCAGAAAGAAGGCCCCTCCGAGAATCGCATCCCTACAACGGATCTCGGGGTTGCAGCCTGGGAGAAGCTCCCTGATTGATGGTTGAGCCTTCCGAACAAGAACATATGACGCAGATACTCTTCTTCCGGATTCCAATGTTCCACGCGCTTCTTCAGCCATTCCTTCATGAGCTCCCATCTGGCCAAGGTTCTCACTTGCTGAACTAGTAGATCCCGTCGAGCCACCATGTCCTGCATACCTCGCCGATCAATCTCCGGTGAGCATCCACCAAAGGGTCACGGTCAGGCAAGACCTCAACACTTGTTGATGAGGTGGAAGATGGACCATTGGCTGATAGAGCAGCCCTCGCCAGTCTTGGCAGAGGAGTGTAAGAAGGATGCCGCTTCCGCGTTTTAGCCTTCTGATACTCGTCATAAAAAATCGATACCGGGAGCCTCACCACGTTCCCTGAAAACGCTATGTAAGAAACAAGACAATGCCTCATCGAATAGGAAAAAGGGAAGGCTTACCCCAAACACGACTATGACGCAAGGCTTTCCTGCTCACTAGGAAGGTTACCCATCGGAATCGTCGAGGAACTCCAATTATAAGCTTCGCTACTGCTTCTCCAGCAAAGGAAACCGGGCGGGACACATCTGACAAAGCAAAAGCTAAACATCAAATCAGGCTCCCAAAGGAATGATAAAGCTCAAAATTCAAAAGAAGAACTTACCAAAGGTATGCCAAGACGTAGGATAACCAATCGGCTCCTGGATCTTCACGAACACGTACCGGCTGTTCCAATTATCCCCAAAGGGATAGTTACCCCTGACACCCTCGAAGGTTCCTCGATCAGAGGGGTGCTATCACGGGATCGAAGGTGGTAGAACCCTGCTTTGTTCGTCAAAGGAGCAAAGTAGTaagagtataaaatattatgcaCCCCGACAGAAAATCCATGGAATTCTCCGAGTACTTGGATGGCCATTAAAGTCCTCCATGTCAAAGGAGTAAGTTGAGAAGGACATAAACCGAAGAAAGATGATACTTCGCCTATGAGAGAAAGGATAACGCCAAGGAAGCCTGCTTCTAGATATGCCACATAGACAGCTACCTCACCGGCTCCCCCATCCGGAATGCGTTCGAACTCAGTCGGATTCCTCATCCCCACTGAAGGATGAATCACGTACTTCCTCCTCATGTTAGCCTGGTCCCCCTCTCGGATCTCAGAACGGGGACCGTCGTCGAAAAACAAGAACGGAGCCTTCTCAGGGGCGCCATCGGAACCGCTTCACTAACAGCCTCTGGAACGTCTCCCCAAGAAGGAACGGGGAATGAGAAAGGATCGGTAAAAGGACGACGCGGCCTTGGACGACCACCCACAAATGAGGACGGAATCGAGAGCAGCTCGGGATTCATCTTTCTCAACTAGGAATCAGCGCTAGAGTTGGGTTGAGGCCAGATAGGAAATATCGCGAGTCCTTATATACATCCGGATCATTCCTTTTTCGCGGGATTAGAAAAGGAAGTAAGGATGTTTCCAAATATCCTGAAGAAACCCTGACATAAAGGATAAGCGGCGAAAAGGAAACCCGATCCTTGCAGAAAAAAGGACCTGTTCGCATAGCTCTGTTAGAACATTTTAGGCCATGCATTTCTGTCATTGCTTTGGTCCTCTCGTTTACATCTCCAAACCTCACAAAACCAAAACCCTTTGATCTATCAGTATATGCATCTATGACAGCTGTTGCAGCTTTAACCGAAAGATAGATCTCTGAGAAGGTGTTGTAGAATAGAGAATCAAAGGCATCTGCACCAAATTCCCAACAAAAATAGAGAGCTCAAGTTCATTCTCCTCGCCGGTGCTAGAACTGGCCCAATTTAAACGGAAAGGCATATCTGTATTCGGCATATATGTTCCATTAAACTTCTTCAAAACGTTATCAGCCACATCGTGCGAAAGAAACTCCACAAAGCCATAGCCTTCAGATAAACCAGTGTGCTTATTGCGGATTTCCTTGATCGAAACCATCTGAATCAAAACGTGGTTACACATATTTAGAAGTTAGAACCACATTAACAAGAAACATagataatatgaaaatataaaatgtacTTTAAAATCTAAGCTTCTAAGATAgcaattgatatattttagagagaaatagagtttatattaaaatataccatttaCTAACGATCTTGTGTTTATAGCcatcaaaaaaccaaaaaaaatccaataatTGTGTTAAGAAGGTAAAAGGAGAGAAAACATTTTAAGGTGGTCCAAATATTAAAAGAAACTGAAAACTGAAGCAGTAAATTAACTATGATTACATGTCTAAAATACTAATAATCAAGACATAAACACAAATATACTTATATGGAATCAAATGTAAAGAAGATATACTGATAAATGGGAAAATTTCACAATAAGATTAATTGTACAGCTAAATTCCGATGATAAATTCCTATGTATCTAGTTGGAAAATTCAGTAGGCAAATAAATTACATTAAAAGCTACCATTACTATCGACAACCTCAGAATCCATAACCAGAAATCCCATAACCGAATAAACAAGATTAAAGTAAAATATCTCTTAGGAAGGTTAAAACATTACAAGATATGAAAAACTGAAACAGAAAAATAGTACCCAAGAGATACATATATCACATGAGTCGCACACATTCAGAACCAatgaacaagaaagaaagatgatGTGAGAGTAAAAGTAGATAATTTCAAAAGCTATTTCTAGGAAGAGAGTTGACAAATCGTATGGAAATAAATTACTTAGAAACATAACATTTCTATGAACAAACTCATGCACCACCGCATAAACATACAAAAGAAAAccctataaatttaaaataggaCAAACGTAAGAAAATATTTGTAAGAAGATTTAAACattgaactagattttgacccgcactttCAAAACGcggatttattattttattttttcaattgacaaatatttagtaaatgtcatattttcatatatttgtgttttattttataaaagacttaaactttttatttttatttatcgtatttcattttaaatgactatttatgtttaaaaaattaaattttatttctgtaatgaattaagttggtataactctgataaattaattttattatgtggttaatattttaataaaaaaattatatactttaataaagatttatacttttcaatgaaaaaataaattatattaagaaaagaaaaaataataattaagaatagttgaaaaaaaaattgaacttggactcaatggcccaaaggaaaaaaaatgtgagaattggATCTGATTTCTTAATCGGCCCAAATGGTCCAAGAGAGATCTGATATTGGCTGGATCCGAaaaaatgacccaatatagatgtgttattaatattacttgattgcccttaatgaaacatgcattGTTAGTAAAGAAAATGGCAGCTAAGGTAAAAAGGACAAtaagattctgctttaatagtatagatgtcaTTAAAGGTCAAGCTAGAAAATATTAGTATAGAAATATACATTGCATAAATCATCAGAGTTATGCCACAATTAGATTACTTTAAAAGCTAATTTTCTATGATTGAAGTTGACAATTTAATGAcacaattatattatttttaaataaaatatttttattaataacctCATGTTccataaaaatgaataaaagaatTTGTGTTAtgttatataaaaacaaaaacaaattttaaagatCAAATCTATACAGTCAACACTTAACCACGACGACAACacttatcaaaattaaataaaaattattatgttatatagCGAATACAaatagggagagagagagagagagcatacCGCTAACGGAAGCAAAAGAACATTTAAGATAATTCTCATCCATCGAATGATGCAAATCACCAatccaaatgtttttttttctcactgTTAGATGTGTTCTGATATTCGTCACCACAAGATTCATGATTCTGGTTATGACTCAAATATTGATGATTAGGCGAGTAAGGCAGTCACGGTGGCGGTGGCGGTGACGCATACATCATATGATGCGACACTAAAAATGTAGGTGTGTATAGCGTCATCATCCCTTGTGGTTGTTGATGTGGCAGTGGTGATGCAAACGTTTTGCTTTGATTCTCCTCTTCCTCGTAATCAAATAGGCTTATGACTGTGGGGAAAAAGCGTTTTTAATTACTCAAGTAATTTAAATTAGCACTTTTAATACCCAACTACAACTTATGCAGATTTATTCCCAAAGTCATTATTAATATATGCAAAATTATACTTTAATACATCAGACGTTAACTCATCGTTAGAGGtgttaattataattaaaaaaaaaaaagaaaaggaacacGGCTTTTGCTTTCAAAACTCAAGAACCCTAAAATTAATTTTCTCAGAGCAATTTCGAATCAGTATGGTGAAAACGTTCTTCGGAAACCCTAGTGGAAAACGGAATAAACTTCCGGTTCAGAGGGCACCACCTCTTTATGCCGAGCCGACAATTCCTAATTCGACAGAGATTGAAAGGTAACCACTTAATCTCTGTTGTATCATGTCTGAGTTCcgtaaatttttcttttggaTTTAAGTACGTTAATTTTTGTTATAGGCCTGTTGTTGTTGAAGAAAGAGTAACTAATattgttgaagaagaagaagagattcaTAACGAAGAGGTGATTGCAGAGTCGGATTCTTCATCTGTTGAGGGAGATGATTGTGAGGTTATAGTTGAAGACAGGACTGGATATAAGGAGAATGAGTTATTCGAAGTAGAGGTTGGAGAGACTGACTTGTCTTCTCACTTTGAAGCTGCTGCACAAGAAGATGGAGATGATTTGTATGATGCTAACGATGACAGTGGCGATGATATTTGGGACGATGATCACATTCCAGATCTTTTATTCAGTGATGATCGTGATGTGGAAGAAGATGGTAGGCAATTCAACTACGGGCCTGATGACATTCTTGCGCTAGGAAAGACTTTTAACACTGCTGAGGAGTTCAAGTATGTTGTTCTCAAGTACTCTTTGAACACACAATATGATATTAAGTTCTACAAGTCTTCATCTGATCGGCTTGGTGCCCACTGTACACAACATGTAGAAGAAAAGTGTCCTTGGAGGGTCTATTGTTCCTTTGAGAGAGGCAGAAACAAGTTAATGGTGAAAGTGTACAATGACAGTCATATTTGTGTCAGATCCGGTTACACAAAGCTTTTGAAGAGTGGAACAATTGGGCAGCTTTTTGAGGAGAGGCTTAGAATTAATCCTAAAATTAAGTCACAGGAGATGGTGGATGAGATAAAGAGGGAGTACAATATGATTGTCTCACCCGAACAATGTCGAAGAGCTAAATCAGTGCTTTCAGCGAGAAGAAAGGCTGGACATGAAGCTCACTTTGCTCGGCTTTGGGATTACCAAGAAGAGGTTCTTAAATCAAATGTGGGATCAACAATGGAGGTTGAGACAATCCCAGGACCAGTGCCAGGAAGCATGCAAAGATTTTACCGTCTTTATGTTTGCTTTGAAGCCTTGAAAACTTCTTGGAGGCAGTCATGTAGGCCGATCATTGGATTAGATGCTGCTTTTATGAAATTGGATTTAAAAGGGCAAATGCTAGCTGCAGTTGGCAGAGATGGGGATAATAGAATATTTCCTATTGCCTGGGCTGTGGTTGAGGTGGAGGACAATCCTAATTGGCTATGGTTTGTGCAACTCTTGAAAAATGATTTGGAGCTTGAAAATGGATCAAACTGTCCAATAATCTCAGACAAACAGAGGGTAAGTcttgttatatatatgtgtatatatatatatatatgtatatttttttttaaatattgttggAATGATTTATACTTATGTATATGTTATTTGCTTGACAGGGTATACTAAATGCGGTTCATGAAGAGCTTCCTACAGCTGAGCATAGGATGTGTGCTCGACACGTTCTTGAGAATTGGAAGAAGGCAAACAAAGACATAGAGCTTGAGCGTCTTTTCTGGAAAATAGCAAGGAGCTACACACCAGCAGCTTTTAGGGATAACTTAGATGCACTGAAGAAGTATAATGTTGGAGCTTATGAGTCTCTGCAAAGTACTGCTCCAACAACATGGTCTCGGGCGTTCTTTAAGCTTGGATCGTTTTGCAGTGACAATCTAAACAACTTGTCTGAGTCCTTCAATAGGAGTGTTAGAGAGTCAAGGAGGAAGCCGCTTCTTGATATGCTGACAGAGGTTAGGAGAAAGAATATGGTCAGGAATGCAAAGCGGACTTTATTAACTAATAGGTGGAATAAGAGGTTCACACCAAGAGCAGACAAGGAGATTGAACTTAATAGGCAGAAAGCTAAGGATTGCATCAGGTATATGACCACAGGACATTCACATGAAATAGAGTATCACAGTGATGCTTACACCGTAAATATGGAGGAGAAAACATGCGGTTGTGGCTATTGGCAGTTGAATGGACTACCTTGTATGCATGCTATGTGTGTCATCACAACAACAAAGCTGAATCTCAATAATTATGTATCAGGTTACTACCTCACCTCTACATGGCGGCAACTATATTCTACTGGTATGAAGCCGGTTCAAGGTATGAAACTGTGGCCACGCTTTGGTCGGTTACCCATGCTACCTCCTCCTTCAAGATTCAATCGAGGAAGGCCTAATACACATGCTAGGAGGAAAGGTCCTCATGAGTCAGCCACTAATCCACATAAGCTTACACGGCATGGTCGTGTGGGAACATGCTCAAACTGTCGCAAAGAAGGTCACAACAAGACTAGGTGTCCTAATCCCACTGCAGCTCCTCCACCTAAGCGTCCAAGAGGTCGTCCAAGGAAAGCACAGGTTGTTTGTCTCGTTTAACTTCTTTTCTTATTGTGTTGTCAATTTTTTGTCGTGTAAAACTTTGATTGTTTGTTGTAGGGAGAGTCTTCGTCATTTGGAGCTTCTCAAACTTCTCAACCTTCTCAAGCATCACAAGGAGGATTTGGCTTCTCTTCCTAGTTTGTGTTCTTCACATTTCACTTGAGATTATTTTGTTAACTCAGTTTTATGAAGAAAACGATTTACTctgtttttagatttttggtTTACAgtatttatgtttgggtttgcaTTGTTTCTGGTTTCTACATGACTTTCGAAACCACATTATTGTTTCTTTAGTGGATTAATTTTTCTTTGGATAGTTTtcgttttgaatttttctttaacTCAAAAACCAATTAAGTCAATTaactctaaatataataattttaatggtATTACCTTTACTTCATTCTCCAAATCAGGCGCAACTTGGCTCAAGGTTCTCACAGTTTCCCTCTTCGAGAGATCCAAACACCCTTGTTCTTATTACATTGATGATTATCCTTTGCTATCCAATAATACACATGCTCTAGTATAGCCAAACACCAGACATGAAGAATACCAACTTGTCATCATCACCGAGGAGGATGTTCTCCATTCACATGCTGTTGCTTTTGCTGCAAGAAACAATCAACGACTCCCCTTGCAATATCGTCTATCTGTGTAGAGATGTGAAGGACGCATTAATGTCTCGCTGGTATTTCAGGTGCAGCTATCTGAAAAGAGAAGTGGATAGAAATGAAAGAAGACCCTCATGCTCAGTCAAGAGACTTGGAGAGTTAGCTTTTACGAGAAGGGACCATGATTTGTAGTTTCTTTGATGTCTTGTAATAAAAGTAATCTATGTACTTCAATTTTTATGCTCCTTGgatatttttcttctcttcatGTATGATTAATAACAACATTCACTTGCTACTTTCATGTTAAAGTACTGATGATAT includes the following:
- the LOC117129019 gene encoding polyadenylate-binding protein RBP47C-like, whose product is MCNHVLIQMVSIKEIRNKHTGLSEGYGFVEFLSHDVADNVLKKFNGTYMPNTDMPFRLNWANAFDSLFYNTFSEIYLSVKAATAVIDAYTDRSKGFGFVRFGDLRKMNPELLSIPSSFVGGRPRPRRPFTDPFSFPVPSWGDVPEAVSEAVPMAPLRRLRSCFSTTVPVLRSERGTRLT
- the LOC103844400 gene encoding uncharacterized protein LOC103844400; this translates as MVKTFFGNPSGKRNKLPVQRAPPLYAEPTIPNSTEIERPVVVEERVTNIVEEEEEIHNEEVIAESDSSSVEGDDCEVIVEDRTGYKENELFEVEVGETDLSSHFEAAAQEDGDDLYDANDDSGDDIWDDDHIPDLLFSDDRDVEEDGRQFNYGPDDILALGKTFNTAEEFKYVVLKYSLNTQYDIKFYKSSSDRLGAHCTQHVEEKCPWRVYCSFERGRNKLMVKVYNDSHICVRSGYTKLLKSGTIGQLFEERLRINPKIKSQEMVDEIKREYNMIVSPEQCRRAKSVLSARRKAGHEAHFARLWDYQEEVLKSNVGSTMEVETIPGPVPGSMQRFYRLYVCFEALKTSWRQSCRPIIGLDAAFMKLDLKGQMLAAVGRDGDNRIFPIAWAVVEVEDNPNWLWFVQLLKNDLELENGSNCPIISDKQRGILNAVHEELPTAEHRMCARHVLENWKKANKDIELERLFWKIARSYTPAAFRDNLDALKKYNVGAYESLQSTAPTTWSRAFFKLGSFCSDNLNNLSESFNRSVRESRRKPLLDMLTEVRRKNMVRNAKRTLLTNRWNKRFTPRADKEIELNRQKAKDCIRYMTTGHSHEIEYHSDAYTVNMEEKTCGCGYWQLNGLPCMHAMCVITTTKLNLNNYVSGYYLTSTWRQLYSTGMKPVQGMKLWPRFGRLPMLPPPSRFNRGRPNTHARRKGPHESATNPHKLTRHGRVGTCSNCRKEGHNKTRCPNPTAAPPPKRPRGRPRKAQGESSSFGASQTSQPSQASQGGFGFSS